The DNA window CCTCCTGAAGCCGGGCGAGGTAGTCGTCGTACTTGCCCAGCCCGAACGCGGCCTGACCGTAGTAGTAGTGGAACAGCGCCTTGTCTTCCTTGGGGATCGCCTTTTCGAGCTGAGCGAACATCTCGTGGGCCCGCTGATACCGGCCGGCATTGAGATAGATGTTGGCCATCAGAAAGCGGATGTCGGTCCGCTCTTCCAGCCCCTCGGCAACCGCCTTGGCCACCTGGTACACGGCCGATGCCGACGGCGCGGCCCGCCAGTAATCCTTCTTGCCGGCGACGGGTTCGATCAGGAACCACTCCTGATGAATCGACTCGGGCTTGCCCGATTTGATCATCACTTCCTGCGTCTGCCCGAAGTAGTTCCGCAGGTTGAAGTACGCCGACGCCAGCTTGTAATGCAGCACCGGACTGTGCATGCCGCTGGCCAGCGCCCGCTGATAAGCATTGGCGGCGAGAGCAAAGAAATTACCCGACAGGTAGATGTTGGCCAGCTGGTAATGGTCGCTGGCGCTGTTGGGATTGAGCTTGAGCGCCTCCTCGAAGTTGCTTCGTGCCGATTCAGTATCGCCGAGGTTGAACTTGGCCTCGGCGAGCAGGTGATAGGTCGTGTAGTCGTGGCGGTACTTGAGCAGCGGTTCCAACGTCTCGGAAACCTGCTTCCAGTTCTCGGCCCGGGCATAGATCTCGGCGAGCACCTGGCCCGCTTCGACATGGTCCGGCGTCTGCTTCAGGACTTCCTCCAGCAGCGCCTCGGCTTCCTTCGGCTTGCCTGCGTAGCGATAGGCGCGGGCAAGATGCATGCGGTAGCTGGACTTGGACTTGTCCAGCGACGCTGCCTTGCTCAGCAGATCGACGGCGCGAGTGTAGTCGCCCTGATAGAGGGCGTCGGACCCGCTTTTGAAGATCGCCTCGGCTTGCGCCGCGGGGTCGACCGGCTGGGTGGACGGTTTGGTTGCCGGCGCGTCCGCGGCGTGGACGATCGTGACATTAAGCGTGCCAAGTCCGATCGCGGAGAGGACTGCTGCAACAAGTGTGATTCTTTGAGATCGCATGGGGAGTCTCTTTTCGCTGGCGGACGAGCCCAGCTCTTCGGGCGTGGCGCTGAAAGTGGGTGCGAGCGCCGTCGTACTGTTCTTCACTA is part of the Humisphaera borealis genome and encodes:
- a CDS encoding tetratricopeptide repeat protein, which gives rise to MRSQRITLVAAVLSAIGLGTLNVTIVHAADAPATKPSTQPVDPAAQAEAIFKSGSDALYQGDYTRAVDLLSKAASLDKSKSSYRMHLARAYRYAGKPKEAEALLEEVLKQTPDHVEAGQVLAEIYARAENWKQVSETLEPLLKYRHDYTTYHLLAEAKFNLGDTESARSNFEEALKLNPNSASDHYQLANIYLSGNFFALAANAYQRALASGMHSPVLHYKLASAYFNLRNYFGQTQEVMIKSGKPESIHQEWFLIEPVAGKKDYWRAAPSASAVYQVAKAVAEGLEERTDIRFLMANIYLNAGRYQRAHEMFAQLEKAIPKEDKALFHYYYGQAAFGLGKYDDYLARLQEAIKLDAGAYQSTLVDAYLKVAEQYNQAGDLEKHIEYLIKAVGQSPQTASLHLSLGSAYEEAQKYEQAVTQWKMVLDLEPEHPRRIELTNLIGKYAGMKAEQPATKPAGKI